A window from Plodia interpunctella isolate USDA-ARS_2022_Savannah chromosome 2, ilPloInte3.2, whole genome shotgun sequence encodes these proteins:
- the LOC128678635 gene encoding major facilitator superfamily domain-containing protein 12-like isoform X2 yields MMYGFTVFSNLFVYVTTWVVLHITGECDKQQVGPADAWKFRHIVYIVLSLGILATIIFHLTVRERSTNRRPEQLINYDNNSESRGNGTHCEFLRKPHLYQIAGIYMSTRLVVNVSQVLIPLYLHRTLGLAARALAIVPLAMYLGSLGAAGVQRLAPRSCSRKLNYLCGCACALAGFVWIHMPSDDIYKTYFIYLVAVLIGFGGAVMLVTSLSLTADLVGSRTEASAFVYGLMSFTDKLACGVAIALIQVYADGSGVTYYRDVLSWVCGGSAISGLVLTLLLPKLDSGSSSLIEHSSINSQDRSTSTPADVL; encoded by the exons cAAGTGGGCCCAGCTGATGCTTGGAAATTTCGCCATATAGTTTACATAGTACTAAGTTTAGGTATTTTagcaacaataatatttcactTGACTGTAAGAGAGAGATCTACTAATAGGAGACCAGAGCAGCTGATCAATTATGATAACAATTCTGAGTCACGGGGCAATGGAACCCATTGCGAATTTCTTCGGAAACCACATCTTTATCAG ATAGCTGGCATATACATGAGCACGCGATTAGTTGTGAATGTGTCTCAGGTTTTGATTCCATTGTATCTCCACCGTACGCTGGGCTTGGCGGCTCGTGCGTTGGCCATAGTGCCTCTCGCAATGTACCTCGGCAGTCTGGGGGCGGCTGGCGTGCAGCGACTGGCCCCAAGGTCCTGCAGTCGAAAACTTAACTACTTATGTGGATGTGCATGTGCACTTGCTGGTTTTGTGTGGATTCATATGCCCTCagatgatatttataaaacctatttcatatatttagttGCGGTACTTATAG GTTTCGGTGGAGCCGTGATGTTGGTAACAAGTCTATCGCTCACCGCTGACCTGGTCGGCTCAAGAACAGAGGCTTCCGCTTTCGTATACGGTCTCATGAGCTTTACTGACAAACTCGCATGCGGTGTCGCAATAGCCCTCATACAAGTTTA tgcAGATGGTTCCGGAGTGACATACTATCGCGACGTATTATCATGGGTGTGTGGAGGCAGTGCCATCTCTGGTCTGGTTCTTACTCTCCTGTTACCTAAATTGGACTCTGGCAGTTCCAGTTTAATAG AACACTCTTCCATCAATTCCCAAGACAGGTCCACTTCAACCCCTGCAGATGTACTATAA
- the Uch gene encoding ubiquitin carboxyl-terminal hydrolase isozyme L3 — protein sequence MATETLVPLESNPEVMNKFLQNLGVPGNWAIVDVMGLDSEMLSWVPRPVISVLLLFPISENYENHKKKEENNILSTGQEVSSNIFYMKQNISNACGTVALVHSVANNCDKIELSNGPMKKFLDDAKGLDAAARGALLEKTEAIINAHKELAQEGQTTTPSADDPVNHHFIAFVHKDGALYELDGRKAFPINHGPTTSDSLLEDAATICKEFMARDPNEVRFTVMALAAAD from the coding sequence ATGGCGACTGAAACTCTTGTTCCCTTGGAATCGAACCCCGAAGTAATGAACAAGTTTCTTCAGAATCTAGGTGTCCCAGGCAACTGGGCTATAGTAGATGTTATGGGGCTCGACTCTGAAATGTTATCATGGGTGCCGCGCCCAGTAATTTCAGTATTGCTGTTGTTCCCTATATCTGAAAATTATGAGAATCACAAGAAGAAAGAagagaataatattttatcaactgGCCAAGAAGTTTCCAGTAACATTTTCTACATGAAGCAAAATATTAGTAATGCTTGTGGCACTGTAGCTCTTGTGCACAGTGTGGCAAataattgtgataaaattGAGCTTTCAAATGGCCCTATGAAAAAGTTTTTGGATGATGCCAAAGGATTAGATGCTGCAGCTCGTGGGGCTTTGTTAGAAAAGACTGAAGCTATTATTAATGCCCATAAGGAATTGGCTCAAGAAGGCCAAACTACTACACCAAGTGCTGATGATCCTGTTAATCatcattttattgcttttgtACACAAAGACGGAGCTTTGTATGAATTAGATGGTCGAAAGGCTTTCCCTATTAATCACGGACCAACAACATCAGACAGTTTGTTGGAAGATGCTGCCACAATATGCAAGGAGTTTATGGCTCGTGATCCAAATGAAGTTCGTTTCACGGTAATGGCTTTGGCAGCGGCTGATTAA
- the NKAIN gene encoding uncharacterized protein NKAIN: MAICGLRTSLLIVCVLDMIVTIQRQVFDFLGYMWLPIIANFMNLLLIIFGLFGIVQYITNYLIAYSIWSFMWLTWNAFLICYYLNLGSLNRESGLLSLGTESVSWWETNGWGCQPIWGEETPGTWRPVRVDGCLLPWYHVELGQSSVGAILAAATLPLAIILAIKSIKKCKPNQEKSTLQRRTVYTMEMSQTETTVSEGSLKPMTPRRVKRRSGSRGAGSSVRRSRRSYRNAGYLASASSLPRESRSSRPTSAHSSYSNFHGARPASYHAPERETMSRAQDAYDPPQQYPISESVPINTNRFDTVRRVSKSSGYDVAGPYNEPTRGYDPPPRNYDTNVVSYDNIGHGYECASNYDPRMETVSPCESEYGAASGAVSGAAGGAWEVPPPAPPYSARATPQAPGPPAYQPVNDPYHVLP, translated from the exons ATGGCTATTTGCGGACTAAGGACTTCGTTATTGATAGTATGCGTTCTTGATATG ATCGTTACTATACAACGTCAGGTTTTCGACTTTTTAGGGTATATGTGGCTGCCAATTATTGCAAACTTTATGAACTTGTTGCTCATCATATTTGGATTATTTGGGATTGTTCAATACATAACCAATTACCTTATAGCT TATTCAATCTGGAGTTTTATGTGGCTAACATGGAATGCATTTCtcatatgttattatttaaatttgggATCACTTAACAGG GAAAGTGGCCTCCTATCCTTGGGGACAGAGAGTGTCAGTTGGTGGGAAACCAATGGATGGGGATGCCAGCCAATATGGGGAGAAGAGACTCCAGGCACTTGGAGGCCTGTTAGAGTGGATGGTTGTTTATTGCCATGGTATCATGTAGAGCTGGGGCAGTCCAGTGTAGGGGCTATTTTAGCAGCCGCCACCTTACCATTAGCAATAATTTTGGctattaaatcaataaaaaaatgtaaacctAACcaag AAAAAAGCACTTTACAAAGAAGAACAGTATATACTATGGAAATGAGTCAAACGGAAACAACAGTAAGTGAAGGTTCATTAAAACCTATGACACCGCGCAGAGTGAAACGTAGATCTGGTTCGCGTGGAGCCGGGTCATCTGTCCGCAGATCTCGTCGCTCATACCGAAACGCGGGGTACTTGGCCTCGGCATCGTCTTTGCCGCGGGAATCCCGGAGCTCGCGTCCCACTTCAGCACATTCCTCATATTCTAATTTCCACGGGGCCCGCCCGGCCTCTTATCACGCGCCCGAAAGGGAAACGATGTCTCGGGCTCAAGATGCGTACGACCCGCCGCAACAGTATCCCATTTCGGAATCAGTTCCTATTAACACTAACAGATTTGACACCGTAAGACGTGTCAGCAAAAGCTCAGGGTACGACGTTGCGGGACCATATAACGAGCCGACGAGGGGCTATGATCCACCACCAAGAAATTACGATACGAATGTAGTGTCTTATGATAACATTGGTCACGGTTACGAGTGCGCATCGAACTATGACCCTCGGATGGAAACAGTGTCCCCGTGTGAGTCTGAGTATGGCGCGGCGAGCGGGGCGGTGAGCGgggcggcgggcggcgcgTGGGAGGtgccgccgcccgcgccgcccTACAGCGCGCGCGCCACGCCGCAGGCCCCCGGCCCGCCCGCCTACCAGCCCGTCAATGACCCCTACCACGTCTTGCCTTAG